A genomic window from Anthocerotibacter panamensis C109 includes:
- a CDS encoding tetratricopeptide repeat protein yields MSKACSGMARSLGWLLGLIVLFPLSPVHGQSPSRPGAPRAAGDLLNQGVSRVQQGEYRAAIALFDQVLALKPGYELAYYNRGVAHFALAEIQKALADYTRAIGLNPNRAEAYYNRGITRAALGDHQGAIRDFERSLDLNPQDAQAHVRRGLSRFVLGDQPGAIADYTRAIELAPDQPDAYIDRGLARMRSGAHVEAIQDFDQALKRDPKSAPAYANRGFARLARSDASAARRDFDQALTLNPKDSYAYTGRGQAHLKLGEREQALNDLNRALTLNPNNADAFANRCLVRPEPECPGQDRPQNPVPTINYYNRGVERYSRGDKQGAIADWTQAIRVEPNDAAAYYNRGVARAELGERQGAVADYTQALRINPKDAQAYASRANARTVLGEQAGAIADWTAVLRLDPNAVDAYFNRGNAHYTQGERTQAIADWTSALKLNPDLSEAYLNRGIAQAALGEQQKAIADWNETIRLKPQTALAYYNRAVARATLGDHQGALDDYTRTLQLNASDARAYNNRGAIRLLLGNPEAAVEDYTQAIRLDPDYAEAYNNRSSALAALGKTPAALEDLQTALRLFTRQGIPFDYQKALEAIKAPS; encoded by the coding sequence ATGAGCAAAGCATGTAGCGGTATGGCCCGATCTTTAGGTTGGCTTTTGGGTCTGATAGTCCTCTTCCCGCTCAGTCCTGTGCATGGACAGAGCCCGTCTCGCCCTGGGGCTCCCCGCGCTGCGGGAGATTTACTCAACCAGGGGGTATCCCGTGTCCAGCAAGGGGAGTACCGCGCTGCTATTGCCCTGTTTGATCAAGTCCTGGCGCTCAAACCTGGCTACGAACTAGCCTATTACAATCGGGGAGTAGCTCACTTTGCGCTGGCGGAGATCCAGAAAGCGCTGGCGGACTACACCCGCGCCATCGGTCTCAACCCCAACCGGGCAGAAGCTTACTACAATCGAGGCATCACGCGGGCTGCACTGGGGGATCATCAGGGGGCTATCCGTGATTTTGAGCGGTCTTTGGACCTCAATCCCCAAGATGCGCAAGCCCACGTCCGGCGGGGGCTGTCTCGCTTCGTCCTGGGCGACCAACCTGGGGCGATAGCAGACTACACTCGGGCTATAGAACTGGCTCCAGACCAGCCTGACGCCTATATTGACCGGGGCCTCGCCCGCATGCGCTCAGGAGCGCATGTCGAGGCCATTCAAGACTTCGATCAGGCCCTCAAACGTGACCCCAAATCCGCTCCCGCCTACGCTAATCGGGGGTTTGCCCGTCTGGCTCGCAGCGACGCCTCAGCAGCCCGCCGTGACTTTGACCAAGCCCTGACCCTCAATCCCAAAGATAGCTACGCCTACACCGGGCGGGGTCAGGCTCACTTGAAGCTAGGCGAACGGGAGCAGGCACTCAATGACCTCAACCGGGCCTTGACCCTCAACCCCAACAATGCCGACGCCTTTGCCAACCGCTGCCTGGTCCGCCCTGAGCCTGAGTGTCCGGGACAGGACAGACCGCAGAACCCGGTCCCTACCATCAACTACTACAATCGGGGGGTGGAGCGCTACAGTCGGGGCGATAAGCAAGGCGCAATCGCCGACTGGACCCAGGCGATCCGTGTGGAGCCCAATGATGCCGCCGCCTACTACAACCGGGGCGTAGCCCGAGCTGAACTGGGGGAGCGGCAAGGAGCGGTTGCTGACTATACCCAGGCTTTGCGTATCAATCCTAAGGATGCTCAAGCCTATGCAAGTCGGGCCAATGCTCGGACCGTATTGGGGGAGCAGGCAGGGGCCATCGCGGACTGGACAGCCGTGCTTCGCCTTGATCCCAATGCCGTTGATGCCTATTTTAATCGGGGGAATGCCCACTATACCCAGGGAGAACGCACCCAGGCGATTGCCGACTGGACCAGTGCCCTAAAACTCAACCCAGACTTGAGCGAAGCTTACCTCAACCGAGGAATTGCTCAAGCCGCCCTAGGAGAGCAGCAAAAAGCCATCGCCGACTGGAACGAAACCATCCGCCTCAAACCCCAGACCGCGCTCGCCTACTACAACCGCGCCGTAGCCCGCGCCACCCTAGGCGACCATCAAGGAGCCTTGGACGACTATACCCGGACGCTCCAACTCAATGCCTCTGATGCCCGTGCCTACAATAACCGCGGAGCCATCCGCCTGCTTCTTGGAAACCCTGAAGCGGCTGTAGAAGACTACACTCAAGCCATCCGCCTCGACCCTGACTATGCCGAAGCCTACAACAACCGCAGTTCCGCCCTAGCTGCTTTGGGTAAGACTCCTGCCGCCCTGGAAGACCTCCAAACCGCTCTTCGTCTGTTCACGCGCCAGGGCATACCCTTTGATTATCAAAAGGCTCTGGAGGCTATAAAAGCACCTAGCTAG
- the hisS gene encoding histidine--tRNA ligase produces MAELNTPSGMRDFLPEVMQRREYALDIIKSVFRQWGFTPLETPAMERWETLSGKYGEEGEKLIYHCFNSGNLPDQAGQSLQFSRRERPELALRYDLTVPLARVMAMYGHTIAKPFKRYQIQPVWRGDRPGAGRFREFVQCDVDVIGSKSLLVEAELIALNHEVLTRLGFQDFTIRINHRLVLLGFLEELGLEPGQAGTVLIGIDKLDKLPSEKVQRELEAKGIPSEKAKKILAMVSFSRQNPYQNVFAEQNLSSPQAKEGIEQLTRLQDLLRCSFHLPKEHLEIDFSLARGLDYYTGTIFETVTAAQVGSIGGGGRYDKLIETLSDGKVDLPAAGTSLGLDRLLAAMEHLNLFAQRPSQKKILVTYFTDQELAQASLQLVSQLRAADLKAEIYYGESNFSSNALRKQLGYANAKGITHVLVLGPDELQRGKVTLKALAERTQETLPLHEVVTHLVERP; encoded by the coding sequence GTGGCTGAACTGAACACCCCCAGTGGGATGCGCGATTTCCTCCCTGAGGTGATGCAAAGGCGGGAGTATGCGCTGGACATCATCAAGTCTGTCTTCCGGCAGTGGGGCTTTACGCCCTTAGAGACTCCCGCGATGGAGCGTTGGGAGACCCTCTCTGGAAAGTACGGCGAAGAGGGGGAGAAGCTCATCTATCACTGCTTCAACAGCGGCAACCTACCCGATCAGGCGGGGCAGTCTCTCCAATTCAGCCGCCGAGAGCGTCCTGAGCTGGCCCTACGCTACGACCTGACCGTACCCTTGGCTCGGGTGATGGCTATGTACGGGCACACCATCGCTAAACCGTTCAAGCGCTACCAGATCCAACCGGTGTGGCGGGGCGACCGTCCAGGAGCGGGGCGTTTCCGGGAATTTGTGCAGTGCGATGTGGATGTAATTGGCAGCAAAAGCCTCCTGGTCGAGGCGGAACTCATTGCCCTAAATCATGAGGTATTGACACGGCTGGGCTTCCAGGATTTCACGATCCGCATCAACCACCGGCTCGTACTGCTGGGTTTCCTTGAGGAACTTGGCTTGGAGCCCGGTCAAGCAGGGACCGTTTTAATAGGCATTGATAAGCTAGATAAACTTCCTTCAGAAAAAGTACAGCGAGAGCTTGAAGCCAAGGGCATTCCATCTGAAAAAGCCAAGAAAATACTCGCCATGGTCAGTTTTTCTCGTCAAAATCCCTATCAAAATGTTTTTGCAGAACAGAACTTGAGTTCACCACAAGCCAAGGAGGGTATAGAACAGCTAACCCGATTACAAGACCTTCTACGCTGTTCCTTCCATTTACCCAAAGAACATCTTGAGATTGACTTCTCACTAGCGAGGGGTCTGGACTATTATACAGGCACTATTTTTGAGACGGTAACAGCAGCGCAGGTCGGAAGCATCGGTGGCGGTGGACGCTACGATAAATTGATTGAGACTCTTTCTGATGGAAAGGTGGACCTCCCTGCTGCCGGGACTTCTCTGGGGCTAGATCGTCTCTTAGCAGCCATGGAACATCTCAACCTCTTTGCTCAGCGCCCTTCGCAAAAAAAGATCTTGGTGACCTATTTCACCGACCAAGAGTTAGCCCAAGCGAGCCTACAGTTGGTTAGCCAGTTGCGAGCAGCCGACTTGAAAGCAGAGATCTACTATGGGGAAAGCAACTTTAGCTCCAATGCCTTGCGCAAACAACTAGGTTATGCCAACGCCAAGGGAATAACTCATGTATTGGTTCTCGGCCCTGATGAACTACAGCGCGGGAAGGTCACCCTCAAAGCTTTGGCAGAGCGAACCCAGGAAACTTTACCGCTGCATGAGGTAGTTACTCACTTGGTGGAGCGCCCTTGA
- a CDS encoding prolyl oligopeptidase family serine peptidase, whose protein sequence is MTIFSTPPSTQGFNYPATRRDDVADDYHGTSVCDPYRWLEDPEATQTWVAAQNQQTTHYLQDSDCRAILQTRLIQLWNYPRYSVPVKEGNRYFFFKNDGLQNQYVLYTQRHLEEEPQVVLDPNLLSPDGTVSMVSRSFSKDGRLLAYGLSQSGSDCQEIHIRTVDTRTDYDEVLHWCKFPGLAWRHDGMGFFYNRFPAVGTVPKAEENYYNRVYYHQLGTLQDEDLLVYEQPEAKELSFTPLVTDDGEYLILHVTQGTNSKNRIYYRAVASSEPFIYLLDKADASYRFIGNTGSIFYFHTNLQAPCGRIVAIDLHHPAPEHWQEVIPEKSAVISFVTLVCDQLVVAYLHEAHHRLQFYTRQGVFLRELALPTMGAIAGLSGRCEDTEMFLSFTSFLYPPSIFRYDFMTEELTLFRGAEIQFDPAGYETQQVFFTSKDGTRVPMFLTHRKGLVLDGTHPTLLYGYGGFTVDVLPSFSVSRLLWLEAGGVYASVNLRGGSEYGEAWHQAGMLANKQNVFDDFIAAAEWLIAQGYTRPERLASNGGSNGGLLVAACMLQRPDLFGAVVCQVPVTDMLRYHRFTVGHYWIPEYGNAEASPEEFAYLYAYSPLHNIQPGVDYPPILVTTADTDDRVVPAHAKKFAAALQFATKGNHPVLLRVETRAGHGGGKPVAKIIEEQADVYAFLFKVFGVPRLIV, encoded by the coding sequence GTGACCATTTTTTCGACACCCCCCTCTACTCAGGGCTTCAACTATCCTGCTACGCGCCGGGATGATGTAGCCGACGATTACCACGGTACCAGCGTCTGTGACCCCTACCGCTGGCTGGAGGACCCCGAGGCGACTCAGACTTGGGTCGCAGCTCAAAACCAACAGACCACCCACTATCTCCAGGACAGTGACTGTCGCGCTATCCTCCAGACCCGGCTTATCCAACTGTGGAACTATCCGCGCTACTCGGTCCCGGTCAAAGAAGGGAACCGCTACTTTTTTTTTAAAAATGATGGTCTTCAAAACCAGTACGTCCTCTACACCCAACGCCATTTAGAGGAAGAGCCTCAGGTCGTCCTTGACCCCAACCTCTTGAGCCCGGACGGCACGGTGTCTATGGTCAGCCGTTCGTTTAGTAAAGATGGACGACTCCTTGCCTATGGTCTTTCCCAGAGCGGGAGTGACTGCCAGGAAATCCATATCCGCACGGTGGATACGAGGACAGACTATGACGAAGTGCTTCACTGGTGCAAGTTTCCGGGCTTGGCGTGGCGGCACGATGGGATGGGCTTCTTTTATAATCGCTTTCCGGCAGTGGGCACAGTTCCCAAGGCTGAGGAGAACTACTACAACCGCGTCTATTACCACCAACTGGGCACCCTCCAAGACGAGGATCTCCTGGTCTACGAACAGCCTGAGGCCAAGGAGTTAAGTTTTACCCCCCTCGTCACCGACGATGGCGAGTATCTTATCCTCCACGTCACCCAGGGGACCAATTCCAAAAACCGCATCTACTATCGGGCAGTAGCGAGCAGCGAGCCTTTTATTTATCTGCTGGACAAGGCAGATGCCAGCTACAGGTTTATCGGCAACACTGGCTCTATTTTTTACTTCCACACCAATTTGCAGGCTCCCTGCGGACGCATCGTCGCCATCGACCTCCATCACCCCGCCCCGGAGCATTGGCAGGAGGTCATCCCCGAAAAAAGTGCAGTGATTTCCTTTGTCACACTGGTCTGTGACCAGTTGGTGGTAGCCTACCTCCACGAAGCCCATCACCGTCTCCAGTTCTACACCCGTCAGGGCGTGTTCCTCCGGGAACTTGCTTTACCGACGATGGGGGCGATTGCCGGGTTGTCGGGCCGATGCGAAGATACGGAGATGTTTTTGAGCTTTACGTCCTTTCTCTATCCTCCCAGTATTTTTCGCTATGACTTCATGACCGAAGAGCTCACGCTGTTTCGGGGGGCTGAAATCCAATTTGACCCCGCAGGCTATGAGACCCAGCAGGTCTTTTTCACCTCGAAAGATGGCACCCGAGTGCCGATGTTTCTCACCCACCGCAAAGGACTCGTCCTAGATGGAACCCATCCGACTTTGCTCTACGGCTACGGGGGATTTACGGTCGATGTTCTCCCCTCGTTCTCCGTCTCGCGTTTACTCTGGCTGGAGGCAGGCGGGGTCTACGCCTCGGTGAATCTGCGTGGCGGCAGTGAATACGGCGAAGCTTGGCATCAAGCGGGGATGCTCGCCAACAAACAAAATGTTTTTGACGACTTCATCGCAGCGGCTGAATGGCTCATCGCCCAAGGCTATACCCGCCCCGAACGGTTGGCAAGTAACGGTGGTAGTAACGGCGGCTTGCTGGTCGCAGCCTGTATGCTTCAGCGCCCGGACCTCTTTGGAGCAGTAGTCTGTCAAGTGCCGGTCACGGATATGCTGCGCTACCATCGCTTCACGGTAGGGCATTACTGGATTCCTGAATATGGCAATGCTGAGGCAAGCCCCGAGGAATTCGCCTATCTCTATGCCTACTCTCCGCTGCACAATATCCAGCCCGGAGTGGATTATCCCCCCATTTTAGTGACGACAGCGGACACCGACGACCGGGTGGTCCCCGCCCATGCCAAAAAATTCGCCGCCGCCCTCCAGTTTGCCACTAAGGGAAACCATCCTGTCCTCCTACGGGTGGAGACGCGGGCAGGACACGGCGGCGGCAAACCCGTCGCCAAGATCATTGAGGAACAAGCGGATGTCTATGCTTTCCTATTCAAAGTCTTTGGAGTACCACGATTAATTGTCTGA
- a CDS encoding DUF1643 domain-containing protein: protein MAFTNTPCDRGAILDPSGTYRYRLWRSWDPTLPRVTFVLLNPSTADATRDDATLRRCWSFARSWGAGGCEIVNLFALRTPDPLHLRNHPHPIGPDNDRHLAQAIGTAQILVAGWGNGGALGARDRTVLSFFVRRAYCLGMTGRGQPRHPLYVPGCTPLVPLISGG, encoded by the coding sequence ATGGCTTTTACGAACACTCCTTGCGACCGTGGTGCGATCCTGGACCCAAGTGGTACCTACCGCTACCGGCTGTGGCGCTCTTGGGACCCTACGCTCCCCCGTGTCACCTTTGTCCTGCTCAATCCCAGTACCGCCGATGCCACCCGAGATGACGCCACCTTGCGTCGCTGCTGGAGTTTTGCCCGGAGCTGGGGGGCGGGGGGCTGTGAAATCGTCAATCTTTTCGCCCTGCGCACTCCAGACCCCCTGCATTTGCGCAACCATCCGCACCCCATTGGCCCAGACAATGACCGCCATCTCGCCCAAGCGATCGGTACGGCGCAGATCTTGGTCGCAGGCTGGGGGAACGGCGGAGCCTTGGGTGCACGAGACCGCACGGTCCTTTCTTTTTTTGTCCGCCGCGCCTACTGCCTGGGGATGACCGGACGGGGTCAACCACGCCATCCCCTCTACGTGCCTGGGTGCACTCCACTGGTCCCCTTAATCAGCGGTGGTTAA
- a CDS encoding DUF3181 family protein translates to MNLRTRVETLAAALGQDVYLEIARWRLYLADAHLDVPLATQISLLMDDGLVSDAQIDAVLEHILVTLGDGNHQVPLAHFLPTNARRRLNQIVDEALVNHR, encoded by the coding sequence ATGAACCTCCGCACTCGTGTTGAAACCCTGGCTGCTGCCTTGGGCCAGGATGTCTATCTGGAAATTGCACGCTGGCGTCTCTATCTAGCTGATGCTCATTTGGACGTTCCGTTGGCGACCCAAATCTCCCTCCTGATGGACGACGGACTGGTCTCTGATGCCCAAATTGATGCCGTTTTGGAGCACATCCTGGTTACGCTTGGGGACGGCAACCATCAGGTACCCCTCGCCCATTTCCTGCCTACAAACGCTCGTCGTCGCCTCAACCAGATTGTGGATGAGGCTCTGGTTAACCACCGCTGA
- the atpC gene encoding ATP synthase F1 subunit epsilon — protein MALKLKIIAPDKVVWDSDVDEVILPSQSGSLGILTNHAPLLTGLNIGVLQVRMQNQMLNIAIDKGFAEVENNIVTILVNQADRGDQIDLAKAQEARARAQKILETSQDKADLLTAQLNLQRANAQIRAAGG, from the coding sequence ATGGCCCTGAAGTTGAAGATTATCGCCCCGGACAAAGTGGTTTGGGACAGCGATGTAGATGAAGTGATCTTGCCGAGTCAGAGTGGTTCACTGGGTATTTTGACCAACCACGCGCCGCTGTTGACCGGGCTCAATATCGGTGTTTTGCAGGTGCGTATGCAGAATCAGATGCTCAATATCGCTATCGACAAGGGCTTTGCGGAAGTAGAGAACAATATAGTCACCATCTTGGTCAACCAAGCTGACCGGGGCGACCAGATCGACCTCGCCAAAGCCCAGGAAGCCCGTGCCCGCGCCCAAAAGATCCTGGAGACGAGTCAGGACAAAGCCGACTTGCTCACAGCTCAGTTAAATCTTCAGCGGGCGAATGCCCAAATCCGTGCTGCCGGAGGATAG
- a CDS encoding metallophosphoesterase, with protein MSGSILVAQITDTHLLTYREDRLRGVPPWSSLQAVLAVVAQARPHLLLLTGDLADAGEAAAYHHLVDLVQPLGIPTYWLAGNHDDSALMARLLNCPPLYPHKSLAIGGWQLLLLNSVLPDSRFGEGVLALETLHWLEAELKAARGHPTLLALHHPPIPVGVDWLDQIKLTNAPLLLELLAQQENVRLVLFGHIHATYQYQQGAIHFYGCPSSCTQVLLPNALTPEAAQPGFRLLRLYPDGSHQTEVRRVRICCSCCVQD; from the coding sequence ATGTCGGGCTCAATCCTGGTTGCCCAAATTACCGATACCCATCTGTTGACCTACCGAGAAGACCGCTTACGGGGCGTTCCACCCTGGTCCTCCCTCCAGGCGGTTTTGGCTGTAGTGGCGCAAGCGCGGCCTCATCTGCTCTTGCTCACCGGAGACCTCGCCGATGCGGGGGAAGCTGCGGCCTATCATCATTTGGTGGATCTTGTGCAACCTTTGGGCATTCCTACGTATTGGCTGGCAGGCAACCATGATGACTCTGCCCTCATGGCTCGCCTCTTGAACTGCCCGCCCCTTTACCCCCATAAATCCTTGGCGATAGGTGGGTGGCAACTTTTATTACTCAATTCCGTACTTCCTGACAGTAGGTTTGGAGAAGGAGTACTTGCGCTCGAAACCCTACACTGGCTGGAGGCTGAATTAAAGGCGGCGCGCGGTCATCCCACCCTCTTGGCCTTACACCACCCCCCGATACCGGTGGGGGTAGACTGGCTGGACCAGATAAAACTAACGAATGCACCGCTATTGCTGGAACTACTTGCGCAACAGGAAAACGTGCGTTTGGTACTCTTTGGGCATATCCATGCTACCTACCAATACCAACAAGGAGCCATACACTTTTATGGATGTCCTTCTAGCTGTACGCAGGTGCTCCTACCCAATGCCCTAACGCCTGAGGCAGCACAACCAGGGTTCCGTCTATTGCGCTTATATCCCGACGGCAGCCACCAAACCGAAGTACGGCGGGTGCGCATTTGCTGCTCCTGCTGCGTTCAGGACTAG
- the metE gene encoding 5-methyltetrahydropteroyltriglutamate--homocysteine S-methyltransferase, with translation MITVHNLGFPRIGVGRELKKSLEAYWKGERNREQLEQVGRELRHRHWQLQAEAGLDYVPVGDFSWYDHVLDLSVLVGCIPERFGRVVDKVDLDTYFRMARGRAPQGEPVAACEMTKWFDTNYHYIVPEFQAGQSFRLAHTKIFDEVTEAQEQGFRVKPVLLGPLSYLWLGKAKGDTLDKLSLLPDLLTVYREILARLQTQGVTWVQIDEPILVLDLPTAWQEAFHRAYTALWTPGLNLLLATYFGPLSDHTALACNLPVAGVHLDLVRHPEQLDQVLAHLRPETVLSLGLVDGRNIWRTDLQRALTLLRPVYEQLGSRCWVAPSCSLLHSPVDLRLETQLDPELKSWLAFAQQKVEEVTLLKRALSGPYVSAALDSWQQAAQSRRNSGRIHQKAVQERLHQPIPTMRPPYPERARLQHEQFNLPLYPTTTIGSFPQTSQIRNIRYQYKKGLLCQAQYLEQMQLQIKEAVRVQETLGLDVLVHGEAERNDMVEYFAQYLTGYAFTVNGWVQSYGSRCVKPPIIYGDVSRPVPMTVPWITYAQSLTAKPMKGMLTGPVTMLQWSFVRDDQPRATTCLQIALALRDEVQDLEKAGIRMIQIDEPALREGLPLRTGEWQHYLDWAVYCFRVCSSGVMDTTQVHTHMCYSEFNDIIASIAALDADVITIETSRSDMELLEAFTDFAYPNEIGPGVYDIHTPNIPTVAQMVALIQKAKAHIPAERLWVNPDCGLKTRNWPEVQQALHNMVAAAHLLRAQDDP, from the coding sequence ATGATCACTGTCCACAATTTGGGCTTTCCACGCATTGGGGTGGGGCGAGAGCTGAAAAAAAGTCTAGAAGCTTACTGGAAAGGGGAACGCAACCGTGAGCAATTAGAGCAAGTGGGCCGGGAACTGCGCCATCGGCACTGGCAGCTACAGGCGGAGGCTGGCCTGGACTATGTGCCTGTGGGGGATTTTTCCTGGTATGACCATGTCCTGGATCTGAGTGTACTGGTGGGTTGTATCCCAGAACGTTTTGGGCGGGTGGTGGACAAAGTGGATCTGGACACCTATTTTCGGATGGCGCGGGGCCGCGCACCGCAGGGTGAGCCGGTAGCAGCCTGTGAGATGACCAAGTGGTTTGATACGAACTACCACTACATCGTGCCTGAGTTTCAGGCGGGGCAATCCTTCCGGCTAGCCCATACCAAAATCTTTGATGAAGTGACCGAAGCACAGGAGCAGGGCTTTAGGGTCAAGCCTGTCCTCTTGGGGCCGCTTTCCTACTTGTGGTTGGGTAAAGCCAAGGGCGATACCTTGGATAAGCTCTCCCTACTGCCGGATCTATTGACCGTATATCGGGAGATTTTGGCGCGACTCCAGACCCAAGGCGTGACTTGGGTACAGATTGACGAACCCATTTTAGTCCTGGATTTGCCCACCGCTTGGCAAGAAGCTTTTCACCGTGCCTACACCGCACTCTGGACTCCTGGCCTTAACTTGCTGCTTGCAACCTACTTTGGACCCTTGAGCGACCATACGGCTTTAGCCTGTAACTTGCCTGTAGCTGGCGTGCATCTGGATTTGGTGCGCCATCCAGAACAGCTTGACCAAGTCTTGGCTCATCTGCGCCCCGAGACAGTACTCTCTTTGGGATTGGTGGATGGACGCAATATCTGGCGCACTGACCTCCAACGCGCACTCACCCTGCTGCGCCCGGTCTATGAACAGTTGGGGTCACGCTGTTGGGTGGCACCTTCTTGTTCGCTGTTGCACTCCCCGGTGGATTTGCGGTTGGAGACTCAGTTAGACCCAGAACTTAAATCCTGGCTGGCCTTTGCCCAGCAAAAAGTCGAGGAAGTAACGCTCCTGAAACGGGCTTTGAGCGGACCCTATGTGAGCGCGGCGCTGGACTCCTGGCAACAGGCTGCTCAGTCGCGCCGAAATTCTGGGCGCATTCACCAAAAAGCAGTCCAAGAGCGCCTGCATCAACCCATCCCCACCATGCGCCCGCCTTATCCTGAACGTGCCCGTCTTCAGCATGAGCAATTTAATTTGCCGCTGTACCCGACGACGACGATTGGTTCTTTCCCCCAAACCAGCCAGATTCGCAACATCCGCTACCAATACAAAAAAGGGCTGCTCTGCCAGGCTCAATACCTTGAGCAGATGCAGTTGCAGATAAAAGAGGCGGTGCGGGTACAAGAAACCCTAGGGCTGGATGTGCTGGTACATGGGGAAGCTGAGCGCAATGACATGGTGGAATATTTTGCGCAATATCTGACAGGCTATGCCTTTACCGTCAATGGTTGGGTGCAGTCCTACGGTTCGCGCTGTGTCAAACCACCGATTATTTATGGCGATGTCAGCCGTCCTGTGCCCATGACCGTACCGTGGATTACCTATGCCCAGTCTCTGACTGCTAAACCCATGAAGGGGATGCTGACCGGGCCGGTGACCATGTTGCAATGGTCGTTTGTCCGCGATGACCAACCCCGCGCCACGACCTGTCTACAGATTGCTTTGGCACTGCGCGATGAGGTGCAAGACCTAGAAAAAGCTGGGATTCGCATGATTCAAATTGACGAACCGGCTTTGCGTGAAGGGTTACCGCTGCGTACGGGTGAATGGCAGCATTACCTGGATTGGGCCGTATACTGTTTTCGGGTCTGCTCATCGGGAGTGATGGACACCACCCAGGTACACACCCACATGTGCTATTCGGAGTTTAACGACATCATCGCCTCGATCGCAGCCCTAGATGCGGATGTGATTACCATCGAGACTTCCCGCTCGGATATGGAATTGTTGGAAGCCTTTACCGATTTCGCCTATCCCAATGAAATCGGGCCGGGAGTCTATGACATCCATACCCCCAATATCCCAACAGTGGCGCAGATGGTGGCCCTCATCCAAAAAGCCAAGGCCCACATTCCCGCTGAACGGCTCTGGGTCAATCCCGACTGTGGCCTCAAAACCCGTAACTGGCCGGAAGTACAGCAAGCACTCCACAACATGGTAGCGGCAGCTCACCTACTCCGTGCACAGGACGACCCTTGA
- a CDS encoding methyltransferase domain-containing protein: MHMMQHKQEALWFYRFLSGIYDQYINPFFWTPEMREKALGLAQLDSPMLKTLDVGAGTGFTTEGVVQQVQAAQVVMLDQSPDQLARALSKIALRDCMKVLGDAEKLPFPTDHFDRYVSGGSIEYWPDPQRAIAEAYRVLKPSGIATIIGPVRPTDPAARLIADTMMLFPSEQEYLCWFEQAGFTDIRVGYIAPTWYVEDGHPYGLAIAGVKPEAGISPLPLPPQPSERVDEPLTAARAMMLGYRFAVGSAAGALFVPMALYQQLLRRFDGKNQP; the protein is encoded by the coding sequence ATGCACATGATGCAACACAAACAGGAAGCTCTGTGGTTTTATCGTTTTCTGTCTGGGATTTACGACCAGTACATCAATCCCTTCTTTTGGACTCCAGAGATGCGAGAAAAAGCCTTGGGTCTAGCTCAACTTGACAGCCCCATGCTTAAAACCCTGGATGTGGGAGCCGGAACCGGGTTTACCACCGAAGGGGTGGTACAACAGGTGCAAGCAGCGCAGGTCGTCATGCTTGACCAAAGTCCAGACCAACTCGCCCGCGCCCTGAGTAAAATCGCCTTGCGCGATTGTATGAAGGTATTGGGGGATGCCGAAAAACTCCCTTTCCCCACCGATCATTTTGACCGCTATGTCTCTGGAGGCAGTATTGAATATTGGCCTGATCCCCAACGCGCCATTGCTGAAGCCTATCGTGTCCTCAAACCGAGCGGTATTGCCACCATTATTGGTCCAGTACGCCCGACTGATCCAGCCGCTCGGTTGATAGCGGATACGATGATGCTCTTTCCCAGTGAGCAGGAGTACCTCTGTTGGTTTGAACAGGCAGGGTTTACAGATATTCGCGTGGGGTACATTGCTCCGACTTGGTATGTCGAGGATGGTCACCCCTATGGCCTTGCCATTGCTGGAGTTAAGCCCGAGGCGGGGATCTCCCCCCTGCCGCTACCTCCTCAGCCAAGCGAACGGGTAGATGAACCCTTGACCGCAGCGCGGGCCATGATGCTGGGCTACCGCTTTGCCGTCGGTTCTGCCGCTGGTGCGCTATTTGTGCCGATGGCACTCTACCAGCAGCTACTGCGTCGGTTCGATGGCAAAAACCAACCCTAA